A window of Fusarium falciforme chromosome 1, complete sequence genomic DNA:
CCGATGCCCCCCCTGACCCTCGCAAGCCACTGTTATCCCGTGCCTAGAGGGACCAATCATAGGTATGTAGTTGCCGCCTCGCCGCCCACCGATTTCGACTTTGCAGGGATCATCATCTGGTCAACGGCAGACCGAGGCCGAATATCAAGCTAGCCACTACAGAATGCTCATGCCAATCTCGGTGCAAAAAAACACATCACGCTACCATGTGTGATAGGTTGTGCTATGACTGAATCCGTGATCCCTCGCCCCATTGGTTGGCCAACTACCGAGTTTGCACTTTGGCCAGAACCCTTACACAGCTAGCCACAGCGCGACACTAGCAGCTTGGCAGCTTTCCTCTGTCTGTAGGAAGCTGCTTTATGGCTGAGTCGTTGGCGGCTTTTATTGCCTCGATTCGTTCTTGAGGATTAATTCAAGAAAACATGGCTAGCTACGGGCCCACCACTTGTTCTTGATAGAGCATCGACTGCGGTCTAGATGGGAACTCCTCAGCTGTGGGATTTTTGAGGCTTGAGTGTCATGGTGTGATACGAGTTGTGGCGAGTTCCGGGGCCAATCACACACACAGTTCTGTCTGCAATCACAGGGAGTGGACAGAAATGGCTGCCGctcagcttcttggcctcagcaACTATTGATTTTGATACTTCAGTAATGCAGCCgtataagcttaattttatCTAAGCTGCAGTGTGATAACGCATTGCGTTTCAATGCTGTCATGTGTTTATtattgtgttctttgatatTGTGGCCGacggagacgtcattgatATCAACAACAATGGAGCTCACCATCGCGGCCGAGGTGTGGAACAAAGCTAAAGTCAACGTCACCTTTGAGTGGATACACCTAGCTACAGATGCCACCTTTCTCCTCTCCCGTGCTGGCAAAGGCGGCCGTACCCTGGCTATGTCCTTCTTCCCCAAGTCGGCCGACCTGAACTCCAGGTTGTCTTCTCGGGTGCCTCCCCATCGGACTGGAAACCCTACATGTGGGAGATCTTGACATACAAGCTTGGTCACTTCCTGGGCCGCCTCAAGCACGAATTTGCCATTGAAGGCCCCCCAATCTCTGATATCGAGGCGGAGGGGCAGGGTGCAGTGCCGCTGGGCGCTCGAGACCCCAAGTCGGTCATGAAATACGCTCCTGAGCCGCCCGAGATGCAGGAATCCAACATTGACTCCACCAAGATGTCCTACGCTTTGAAGCCTGACGAGAACGGAAACCCACCCATAGTGGGATTTACTAAGGTCGTCGAGTACATCCAATAGTAAGGAGCGACGCGTAATAGTGCGGCAAGTGAAGAAGATAATCGGGGCATTGCGTATGAGATTATACCTGTAGTAGTCATAGATATGAACCCACTCGTGTAATGAACCTATTTCCTAGCCCAAGAATTGGCTACTAGATGAAACAGACAGCATTAAAACTTTCTTTACATAGCCCACTAAGACCACCCACGCACTCCGGTCCTCTCTGCAATGCCACTGTGTTTGTTCCACACTCCCCTGATCGACTACAAGGCAGATGCCGGTGAGAAGGATGAAGCAGGTAAGGTGGAGTCACTCTGCGGCAGGTCTGCCTTTAGGTCTCTTGACTCGACAGTTGTCACGAAGGATCATTACAAGGGCTTTTCAAACATCGTTGAAGCAGGATCTTgactttataaatagaaaCATATTTTGTATGCTCAAGTTCCGTCTCCGAGTCAAGTGGAACTCGGCCACCTTGTCATAATCTCGACCATGGCTATGCTAAAGGACGCTGGATCTTTCTGGTCAAAGTGCAGACAACCTAAACAAGCTAACTGCGAATAAAGGGTGACCGTATCGCTGCAATTGATACAAGTGGCTATGTTGTTGAAATACGGAGTGGCCAGTGGGAACACTCCTTGTAGCTTCGGGACTGCAATCCCGTACTTTCCCCACTGTTAGCCGGACCTTTGTTAGTCTTCTTGTTGTCGGGTTAGTTCATTCGTATACGATCGGATGACGCTTGAATTTGCCACTTGGAGGGAGCCAAAAAGGATAAGAGCCAACCATCTCGTATTATCATTTTCTCAACGTGCTTCTCCCTTCACTTTAGATATTCTTCAATCGCCGTCACTAACATGTTTGGTCTCAACCCTATCTCTGCATTGTTTGCCATCGTGGTGTTCTCAGCAATCAACATTGCCGGGGCCTCGTCGTATGACGTTGTCGTAAGTCACAACTTGTATCTATCTCAATGACACTGTTAACTGTTCTTGTAGCTGCCACTTCTTGGTGCTGACCCTTGTACTTGGGGAGTAAGTAGATTTGGCCCGGAGTGAGCAGGCCGTTTACTAAACTTGAGTGTAGCCCTCATTTTGGTGTGAAAATGAGGAGAACATGAAGAGATGCGGCGTCACCAAGGAGGACTGTGAGAGATATGCCGAGGACCTTCTATAGTTGAGGACAACCTGAGATCGATGGGGGATATGAATATGAGGGGTTGATGGCTGACGCTCTCTGAATGTTGCAGCCTCCTCGATGAGCCCGATCATGGCTATACGGTAGCTGCATAAGCCAAGGccccaagaagccaagccaCATCAAAGCTCTCACACTAGCAAAAGTCCCGTCAATTGTGGATAGTCCCAGTCAACTTGGCCACATTTTTCACCCTCTCCTCAGAATCCAGGATGGCCGTGCAAGTGAACGAATATGCCTAGGAG
This region includes:
- a CDS encoding Peptidase-M10 domain-containing protein, translated to MELTIAAEVWNKAKVNVTFEWIHLATDATFLLSRAGKGGRTLAMSFFPKSADLNSRLSSRLGHFLGRLKHEFAIEGPPISDIEAEGQGAVPLGARDPKSVMKYAPEPPEMQESNIDSTKMSYALKPDENGNPPIVGFTKVVEYIQ
- a CDS encoding Saposin A-type domain-containing protein, with protein sequence MFGLNPISALFAIVVFSAINIAGASSYDVVLPLLGADPCTWGPSFWCENEENMKRCGVTKEDCERYAEDLL